The DNA region ggagatacgcggttttctaaaattgacaattctttgagcaaattgtactgatttgacacatcaattgcaaattgccaaataatttccgttttcatcgaatgtaaaaaactatttcaaaaggtttaaaacagttatattcagtcagaatcatatcaaataattcataaagtgactaaaaccgccccctacttgcaaaattacacgaaaatttgtgatattttagctggaaatcacgagattcgacttacgcggaaattcgagatacgcggtattttgcggccgttttcggtccccattaaccgtgtatctcggggaccgcctgtaatcAAATTCCGTCCTTCCTTTTCACCCCCCACCAGTACTGTGGCAACACGATCGCCGGCATCAGTCTGTTGTCTGACTCGGTCATGCGGCTGGTGCGCACCAACGACGAGGAGCAAACGAACGCAGAGTATAGGCAAATTTTCTCCCAGGAGCGGCACAACAAGTACTGGGCCGACATACTGCTGCCCCGCCGCTCGCTTTACGTGATGAGGTAAGAATGGACAAAAAGTAAACGGTGGTTTGTTATGGGTGTGTTTCCTTTGCCGTTGCAGACACACCGCCCGGTATAAGTTTACGCACGAGATTCTGCCCCGCAAGGAGTCGCTGTTTCGCGATGCGCTGATCCACAAGACGCGACGAATATCGATCATCTGTCGGAACGATCCGTAAGCCCCGCGGGTCGAATGTGTCGAATCCTAGCGTGCACCACGgtcgtgtggtgtggtgttgtacattcaaattcaattttcagtTCGTGAAGCGCGCTTAAGTTTGGTTTAATAGCGATTGAACTTGCTTAGTAGTTAGGTGCGACCTGTATATTATGTAGGAAGAAtatagaaaatttaaaatcacaCGAGCAGACTTTGTAGAACGTTCCGATGATGTATGGATATCACTTGAAAACGTGGCAAATGAGTCAATTTTATAAAGAACATTCCGAGTCGATATTAGGCATACAGGCCTATTCTGTTCATCCAATCGAGATGTCTCGAAGTCGAGTTCAATGTCAAGTAAGCGAGTTTTAACCATGAAGGCTCCTACGTGTTCTTTAGATTCCAGAGTAGATTCAAGCCAGTCGATATCAAAAACCTTGCGCGAAATGGATCGAAACCGATGTTTTGGCAGTTTTGAAGTATAATATTCCAGTTCCTTACTATAAAAATTTAGTACTGTTGTATGTTAGAGATAATTATCGAAAATTATTCAAACGccattaaaatgaaatgtaatGGACCAAAAGGCACAAAAAGGGATAGTTCATTGAAATTACATTCGAATTCTGTTCACGTATTTTGAATGCATCTCCTGACGATGCCACGCCTACTGCGATTTCGGATGCCTGTCTCGATGGATTTTCCCtaacaaaaaagaatagaCATTAGAGTAAGACATAGAAGAGAGAAGACATAAGAATAGAGTAAGACATTTTCAACGGCATTTCTCAGATCGTTTCAGAAATTTCTCATATTACAGAACTTTTAACTCATTTCAACCAATTTTGGCAACATTCCGTAAAAGGTGTATATTTGTAAGCAGTTTGTGCAGTTTGTGCTTTGTGTCTGTACTAGTGGTgagagctcggaatcggacctacccgattccgattccgtgttcgaaatcaattccggagctgatttcggaatcggaatcgacatgggaatcgcaatttacTCCGGAAACGGAATGAAAATTGACTACAGTAATGGAATTAGCTatggaatgagaatcagttcttgaattgaaatctgaagtttcagaagcgaaatcagtccgggaatctccatgaaaATTGATCGTTAAATTTTATCGGATTCTTTACTTGATCGTTAcctaacaggttggctgataagtccccggtctgacacatagatgacgccgctagtattaaatgcatattatttttacatagcaccaaccttcaaatgattcgtgtcaaaatttgacgtctgtatgtcaattagtttgtgagacagagcgtcttttgtcaagcaacttttgttattgtgaaaaaaatggaaaaaaaggaatttcgtgttttgataaaatactgTTTTCTGAAGGGAAAAAATACAGTGGAAGCAAAAATTTGGCTTGATAATGAGTTTCCGGACTCTGCCCCAGGGAAATCAACAATAATTGATTGGTATGCAAAATTCAAGCGTGGTGAAATGAGCACGGAGGACGGTGAACGCAGTGGACGCCCGAAAGAGGTAGTTACCGAcgaaaacatcaaaaaaatccacaaaatgaTTTTGAATGACCGTAAAATGAAGTTGATCGAGATAGCAGAGGCCTTAAAGATATCAAAAGAACGTGTTGGTCATATCATTCATCAATATTTAGATATGCGGAAGCTCTGTGCAAAATGGGTCTCGCGCGAGCTCACATTTGACCAAAAACACCAACGTGTTGATGATTCGGAGCGGTGTTTGCAGCTGTTAACTCGTAATACACCCGAGTTTTTGCGTCGATATGTGACAATGGGTGAAACATGGCTCCATCACTACACTCCTGAGTCTAATCAACAGTCGGCTCAGTGGACAGCGACCGGTGAACCGGCTCCGAAGCGTGGAAAGACTCAAAAGTCCGCTGGCAAAGTAATGGCCTCTGTTTTTTGGGATGCGCATGGAATAATTTTTATCGATTATCTTGAGAAGGGAAAAACCATCAACAGTGACTATTATATGGCGTTATTGGAGCGTTTGAAGGTCGAAATCGCGGCAAAACGGCCCcatatgaagaagaaaaaagtgttgttccaccaagacaacgcaacgtgccacaagtcattgataacgatggcaaaaattcatgaattgggcttcgaattgcttccccacccaccgtattctccagatctagcccccagcgactttttcttgttctcagatCTCAAAAGGATGTTCGCAGGGAAAAAatttggctgcaatgaagaggtggtcgccgaaactgaggcctattttgaggcaaaaccgaaggagtactaccaaaatggtatcaaaaaattggaaggtcgttataatcgttgtatcgctcttgaagggaactttgttgaataataaaaacgaatttttacaaaaaaatgtgtttttctttgttagaccggggacttatcagccaacctgttagcatcattggacccaaacgcctattcttatggagatgccaAAACCAAATTGCCAAATGATTTGAAGCTGATTCTGTATTCGGGGCCGACTCCGAtactggagccgattccggtgccAATTACGATTCCAGAGCCTACTTCGGAATTGATTACGGAAGCTAcatccggacctactatccggaatcgattccagaacacttcatttttcccatcactagtctgTACGTCTCCTGCAACAATCCTCTTTGTTGTATGGCTACAGCTTAGCTTTGCTAGCCGTGTCCTGGGCAAATTTGTTCACTAACTTATGCGCCTGGTCGTAGTATGGATTGGTCGATTCGCGGACTCGTGCCATCCACTGGGTTAGGTTTGGGCGGCCCTCGCACGGATCATAGCCAGCCATTCcttgaaaaaaatatagaaaataagaaataaaattacaaaagaaaaaaacaggaaattCTTTATCGCTCGGTTCTTACTCGGCTGCTCGATTTCGCAGGCCGCAAGCAGATCGGCCACGGTAATTTCGTCCCCCGCGATGAACCGGGCGCCCGACCCGAGATACTCGCGCTCGATAAAGTCCAGCGTGCCCTCCATCTGCCCCCGGTACTTTTCCGCCTGCTTCGGGTCGACCTTGGTGCCGAACATGCGCGGCCGCAGCCAGACGTACTGGAAGTAGATCGCGCAGGTCGCGCGCGTATTGTGGTGCTGCCACTCGAGGTACTCGTCCACCAGGGCCTGGCGGCGCGAGTCGGCCGGATACCAGTGGTCCGGCACCTGGTACTCCCGGCACAGGTACCGGAAGATGGCCACACTTTCCGCCAGCTTGATCTGGCTGTCCGTAATGCAGGGCACCTTTTGAAAGCGATTGATCGCCTTAAACTCCTCGGTCAGATGCTCTCCTTGGGTGGGtttgggaaaagaaaacaagggAAAAGGTAAGCAATTGAATGTGCCAGTGTGTCACACCCGACATTGGCCCTGTGCCCAGCCATACCTTTGCCCAGATTGATCAAACACTTTTCGTAGggcagtttggttttctccaGAAAAATCCAAAGCGCCCTCGAAGGCTGCGACATTAGGTCGTAGTAGTATTTTAGATTTTTCGACATGTTTGTGTTCTGCTGACGACGGCGACAACAGCGACAGCTCAAAGTCAAAACACAGACTGGCCCTTATGTTGGCTCGTACAAGAAATACAAACTCATTGATCAAAGTTCATCTACCTAGCGGGCGCAGGGATAGGTGGTGGGGGTTTGTTTACGTGTGTATAAGTGTTATCGCACAGCATGCAGCAATAATTTGCGAGATAAACCCGCCGCCGAGAAAAACACTGCCGGGAGGAGTGGATTCTTGCATACACGCACATGCCGTTTTAGTATAAAACTAGGACTAGGAAAGAGGgtattctacaaaaaagtGGTACTAATCCTCACATTGGAAAGCATGGTTGTACTTGCCCTCTTGTAAGATAGgtatttcagttttttttttaatataataataataacttttttttaatattatcgAAGACACATGGGAAATGAAACGCTTTTACCAACTAATCCCCAATTAAAACCATCAACCCATTCAATTCTGTACAACCGTTTCGggattagtgatgggaataatgaagttttcgtcggaatcgatttgggctagctccgaagtattctggaatcgattccggatagtaggttcGGATTATTTTTCCGGAATAgattccggaattggttctgcaatcggctccggaatcggaattggctccggaatcgtaatcggctccggaatccgaatcggttccggaattggttccggaatcggatccggatatggttctggaatcggctccggaatcggaatcggctacGGTATCAG from Anopheles coluzzii chromosome X, AcolN3, whole genome shotgun sequence includes:
- the LOC120956731 gene encoding glutathione S-transferase theta-1; amino-acid sequence: MSKNLKYYYDLMSQPSRALWIFLEKTKLPYEKCLINLGKGEHLTEEFKAINRFQKVPCITDSQIKLAESVAIFRYLCREYQVPDHWYPADSRRQALVDEYLEWQHHNTRATCAIYFQYVWLRPRMFGTKVDPKQAEKYRGQMEGTLDFIEREYLGSGARFIAGDEITVADLLAACEIEQPRMAGYDPCEGRPNLTQWMARVRESTNPYYDQAHKLVNKFAQDTASKAKL